The DNA segment TCCCATGATGTAAGAGCCTCCAGGAATTAATGCCATTCCATAAGGTTTCTCCGGATGCCACTTTTTTCCTTTTACTCCAACCAATTCACCTTTGTCATTGGAACGACCACAGCTCACTAACAAGGCGACAATTGCTGTAAATGCAAAGAATTTCTTCATATAAATTTGGGTTATTATTGTATTGTAAATTTCAGGTCGTAAACCTATTTATTATTTATTTAAAAAACAAAAATTTGTAACTTTTTTATTTTTAAGGTTCTCAAAAGTAAAACATAAATGTTTCTTAAAAAAACTATTATTCGTTAAAACTACAAAAATTATCGACAAACCCCCGAAAACATTGAGATTTTTACTAAAATTAATGTGTTAATTTTTTTTACACACCAAAATTCTTACGCTGTGCCTTCAGCCACCTCTCCGGAAGTTCTTGATTACAAGCATCTAAGTACTCCTCATAAGAACATGGTAATAACGTGTTAATTTTTAGTTTATTATTAGCATTAACATTATTTGGAATCTCAATCCACCATCTATCGGTTTTATTACTCTTAAAAAATGTAAGAACATCTGCATCAAGAGGCACAGTATACTTGATATAATCTTTCTTTGTACCAAATGGATATTCCATGCTTCTATAGTGAAAACCCTCGATAAAATACCAAATTATCTCTGCAATTAATAGTGATTCTTTATTAGAACTGTTGTGATTAAACAAACCAAACACACTCACTTTGTCGCTAATGCCAGCATATCTCGCCAATGTACAAATCTCCTTACCATTAAAACCATTGGGCATAAATGGATTGTCAATCCCAGATACTGCCGACTGTATGCAATTTAAATCTACCGAGACTAAATCAGCATCCCTGAAAATTGGTTCTGCCAATGTAATATTATTACTCAACTCTCCCAATCTATATGCCTCAAAATATAATTTTTCTATTAAATCAATCTCTTCCTGTGCATTAAAATAGGTTTGGTAGCCAACATTTGAATAATTAAATAGATTGGTAGGTTCATCAATAATTATTTTTGATAAATAAGATGTGCTACTAAGAATCTCTTCGTCACTACCCAAATCAAACTTACTATCCACTGTGACCAGATTCACCGTTTGCTCTAGTTGATCGTAGGATCGATATAGGGCGTAGGTCAAATCCTGAGATCCGCCTATAACAATTGGTGTAATTCCTAGCTTCAGCAATTGCTGAAATACCTCTTTCACAGCATAATTCGTATCGCTAATCGTATCTCCAGGAAGTATGTCTCCCAAATCAATCATATTTAGCGCCCAGTTACCCGGAAATAATGAATAGAGCTGCATCCTCACATTATATAGATCCGACTGAGTATTGCTACCACAACCTCGATTGTCAAGTATTCCAACAATGGCGATCTTAACATCATCTAAAATAGGAGTTTCGGATTCAGTATGAAATGTTACCTTCTGACCTAAGTGTGGTGCACTAAGTTGCCGACAGAAGTCTATAATTGAAGAATCTACTGGCTGTAAAAATTCGAAAATCATATACTGTTATTTTTTAGGCTTAGTAATTTTTGTAGCTGCTTTCTTAACTGCCGGCTTCTTTGCCGCTGCAGTTTTGGTAGTTGTCGCTTTCTTCGCAGGCGTTTTTTTCGCAGGCGTTTTCGCTGCAATCATTTCTTGAGCTTTTTCAAGAGTCAATCCTGCAACGTCAAAATCCTTAGAAAGTTCGATTTTTATCTTTCCTTTTGTAAGATTAGATCGTCCCCATCTTGCTTTTTCTACGAGAATCCCTTCTTCTTCCCAATTATGAACTACTTTATCAATATTCTTTTGAACCTTGTCTTCTATCAGTTCGATAATATCATTTTGACTCAAATTGTCAAAATCATATTTCTTGCTTACATTAATAAAGATTCCGTTCCATTTAAGGAATGGTCCAAATCGCCCTACACCTTTCTGAACGGGTTCTCCTTTAAAGGTTGCTATTGGAGCATCCGCTTTTTCTTTTTCAGTAATTAGTTCAATCGCTCTTTCTGAGGTAACATCAAGTGGATCTTCATCTTTGGGCAATGAGATAAATGCTTTTCCGTGACGTATATACGGTCCAAAACGACCATTATTTACTTCAACTTCTTCTCCTTTATATATACCCAAATCTTTTGGCAGTAAAAACAACTTCAAAGCTTCCTCCAAAGTAATGTTACCAATGTTTTGATCATTAAGCAAACTAGCAAATTGCTTCTCTTCATCTTCCTGACTTCCTATCTGAGCCATCGGTCCAAACTTGCCTAGTCTTACACTAATTGGCTTGCCCGATTTTGGATCTGTACCCAAAATTCTTTCACCCGATTCTCTTTCGGCATTGGCCTCAACATCTTTTACATTAGGGTGAAACTTATCGTAGAAATCTTTCATCATAATAGCCCAGTCTACATTTCCTTCGGCAATCTCATCAAAATCCTGTTCTACCTTTGCGGTAAAATTATAATCTAGAATCGCTGCGAAATTTTTCACAAGGAAATCTGTTACGATTGTTCCAATATCGGTAGGAACCAATTTCCCTTTGTCCGAACCAGTATTTTCTGAAAGCAATTTCTCGTCTATCTTACTATTCGCAAGGACGATTTGAGTGTAATTTCTCTTCTGCCCTTCCAATGTTCCTTTCTCTACATAGTTTCTGCTGATTATAGTCGAAATTGTTGGTGCATATGTAGATGGTCTACCGATACCCAATTCTTCCAATTTCTTAACCAATGCAGCTTCAGAATATCTTGCGGCAGGTTTAGTATATCTTTCAGTAGCAGTAATGCTTTTATTATCTAAATTTTCTTTAACCTTTAACGCGGGCAACAATCCTTCTTGCTCTTCTTCGTCATCATCATTTCCTTCAAGATATACTTTTAGGAAACCTTCAAAAAGTAAAACTTCTCCCGATGCAGCAAAAATCTCTGAGTGCTTGTCTGCTTTTATTTTCACATTTGTACGTTCTAATTGAGCATCGCTCATTTGCGAAGCCAATGTACGTTTCCAAATCAAATCGTATAATCTAGCCTGATCTCTATCAATATCTACAGTATGTCGAGACATATCTGTAGGTCTAATCGCCTCGTGTGCTTCTTGAGCTCCTTTACTTTTGGTGGTAAATTGTCTAGGTTTAGAAAATTCCTTCCCGTAAGATTTGATGATTTCTTGCTTTGCAGCCTCAGTTGCATCCGCCGAAAGATTTACACTATCCGTTCTCATATAAGTAATAAGTCCAGCTTCATATAATCTTTGCGCCAATTGCATTGTAATTCCAACCGGCAAATACAATTTTCTTGCAGCTTCTTGTTGCAAGGTCGAGGTTGTAAAAGGTGCCGCAGGAGATTTCTTTGCAGGTTTTGTTTCTAGGTCGGCAACTTCGAATGATGCGCCAATATTCTTTTTCAGAAAAGCTTCTGCTTCTTCTTTTGTACTAAAGTTTTTTGGAAGTTTTGCTTTTACAGACTTTCCTTCTTTTGTCCAAAACTCTGCCGAAACTGCATAAGATGCAATTGCTTTAAAATTCTGAATTTCGCGTTCACGTTCAACGATTAGTCTTACTGCAACAGATTGCACACGACCCGCAGAAAGTCCACCTTTAATTTTTCTCCATAAAACTGGAGACAATTCATATCCAACAAGACGGTCCAATACTCTACGCGCTTGTTGTGCATTTACAAGATCATAATTTATTGATCGTGGATTATCTATCGCTTTTAGAATAGCATTTTTGGTAATCTCGTGAAAAACGATACGCTTGGTTTTTGCTTTATCAAGTTTAAGCTCTTCGGCCAAATGCCACGAAATTGCCTCACCCTCGCGATCCTCATCACTTGCTAGCCAAACCATATCGGCTTTCTTGGCAAGACCTCGAAGTTTGGTAACCAAAGCTTTTTTGTCTGGTGAAACTTCATATTTTGGTTTGAATCCATTTTCAACATCCACCCCTATTTCCTTGGACGGAAGATCTGCGATATGGCCATAACTGGACTCTACCTGGTAATCACTTCCTAGGAATTTTTCTATTGTTTTTGCTTTTGCAGGGGACTCAACGATCACTAAATTCTTTGCCATAATCAATTTGTTTGTGCCGCAAAAGTATGTGATTTTTTTAAATATCAAATTTTTTAAAGTTTTTATAGTAAATAGAGTCCAAATAGATTCTCAAGTGAACTCATAAACTCACCGTATAATTTCACGTTTAAAAATTAGTCGCCGATTAGAATTACTAAGCTCCTGCTAAAAGATTGTGTGCTGATTCTTCCTAGCAAAACCACCGTTTAAAAAAAATTCCTTCCTATATATAATGAATCAACAATAAACGACATTCATAGCTTTTTAAACCATTTCGACTTTAAGCAACTCCATCAATCGAATCGCACTCTACACCTTGCATAAATAATAAATTTGAATTACGCTTTCGCGGAAAGAAGAGCGGCAATCGTAACTATTGAATTGTTTTCTATCAAAGCTATCGTTGTTAATCGAAGCAATTTCTACCTTTAGCGAAAGCAAAAAAATAGAATTACGCTTTCGCGGAAAGAAGAGCGGCCAACATAATTTTTGAAATTATTTCGACTCAAACGATTAGTATCCTTTGGAACACATTCTAACTTTAGCTAAAGCAGAAAAATTAGAAGTACGCTTTTGCGAAAAGAAGAGCAGTCAACGTATCTTTTGAAATTATTTCGACTCAAACTTTTATTATCCATTGGAACACGTTCTAACTTTAGCGAAAGCGAAAAAATAAAAATTGTTAAAGCGAGTCTGCCATCTTGTCACTTCCACACAATTAATCGTATCTTTGACGCCTATAATAAATGCAGTTTTTTCTGAAACAAAAATGGGGAACACAATAATAGAAAGCGAACAAGGACAAAATTTAGTTCTTGATAGCAAGCCAACAAATACAAAGAAACTTTTTATTGAGAGTTACGGCTGCGCAATGAACTTTGCAGATAGCGAAGTTGTGGCGTCGATACTTTTTAATGATGGTTATAATACGACTCAAATCCTTGAAGAAGCAGATTTAGTTTTAATCAACACCTGCTCTATTCGCGACAAAGCCGAACAAACCGTTCGCAAGCGATTGGAGAAATACAATGCGGTAAAGCGAGACATTAATCCTAATATGAAAGTGGGCGTTTTGGGTTGTATGGCCGAAAGATTGAAAAGTAAATTTCTTGAAGAAGAGAAAATCATTGATCTTGTTGTAGGTCCTGACGCGTACAAAGATTTGCCAAATTTGCTTGCAGAAGTGGAAGATGGAAATGACGCGATCAATGTTTTATTATCCAAAGATGAAACGTACGGTGATATTTCGCCAGTAAGATTGAATACTAATGGAGTTTCGGCATTTGTGTCGATTACTAGAGGTTGCGATAATATGTGTACTTTCTGCGTCGTTCCTTTTACAAGAGGGCGCGAGAGAAGTCGCGATTCGCAAAGCATTTTGATGGAAATCGAAGATCTGTGGCAAAAAGGTTTTAAAGAAATCACACTTCTTGGTCAGAACGTTGATAGCTATTTGTGGTACGGCGGCGGACTCAAGAAAGATTTTGTAAATGCTAGCGAAATTGCAAAAAGCACTGCAATAAATTTCGATCAATTATTAGAAATGGTCGCAAGTCAATATCCGGGAATGAGAATTCGGTTTTCGACTTCAAATCCGCAGGATATGCACGAAAGTGTGCTTCATATCATCGCAAAATATCCAAATATTTGTAAGCATATTCACTTACCTGTTCAATCAGGAAGTAATACGATTCTTGCTGCAATGAATAGGCTTCATACTCGTGAACAATACATGGCGCTGATTGATAAAATTAAAACCATCATTCCCGAAGCGACTATTACTCAAGATATGATTGCTGGTTTTCCGGGCGAGACTGTTCAAGATCACGAAGACACTTTGAGTTTGATGGAGTATGTACAATATAGTTTTGGCTATATGTATTCGTACTCTGAAAGACCAGGAACATTAGCGGGAAGAAAACTCGTTGACGATGTGCCAGAAGATGAAAAGCTGAGAAGATTGCAAGAAATTGTAGCGCTTCAGCGCAAGCATAGCGCAATGCGAACTCAGGAATTTGTTGGACAAACTCTTTCAGTTTTGGTTGAGAAAAACTCGAAAAAATCTACCGATGATTATGCAGGAAGAATTTCACAAAATTTAACCGTGGTTTTTCCAAAAGAAGATTATAAAGTTGGAGATTTTGTAAATGTCCACATCACCGACTGCACCAGCGGAACATTAATAGGAACAGCTGTAAGTTTGGCTACCATATAATATTCTAAAGGAATTATAAAGTCAATTTTAAAAAACACAAGCATTTTAGACAAGATGGATACTATACAATCTATAAAACAGCGTTTTGAAATTATCGGAAACGATCCAAAACTTAACCGAGCAATTGAGAAGGCAATTCAGGTTGCTCCTACAGATATTTCGGTGCTTGTTGCTGGAGAAAGTGGTGTGGGAAAAGAAAATATTCCCAAGATAATTCACTCATTATCTCACCGAAAACATGGCAAATATATTGCTGTAAACTGTGGTGCAATTCCCGAGGGAACTATTGATAGTGAGCTTTTTGGACACGAAAAAGGATCGTTTACTGGAGCTACTTCGGAGAGACAAGGCTATTTTGAAGTCGCTGATGGCGGAACAATATTTCTTGACGAAGTGGGCGAATTGCCGCTTACAACTCAAGTGAGACTATTACGAGTTTTAGAAAACGGTGAATTTATAAAAGTTGGATCTTCGCAAGTTCAAAAAACGAATGTTCGGATTGTTGCTGCAACAAATGTCAATATGTTTAGCGCAATCGAAAAAGGAAAATTTAGAGAAGATCTTTATTATAGACTAAGTACAGTCGATATTACTTTGCCACCATTACGTGACCGTGCGGGAGATATTCATTTGCTTTTTAGAAAATTTGCCTCAGATTTTGCTTATAAATATAAAATGCCAGCAATCAAATTGGACGATAATGCAGTTCAGTTTTTGCAAAAGTACCGTTGGAGCGGAAACATTAGACAATTGCGAAATGTAGCAGAGCAGGTTTCGGTTTTGGAAACAAACCGTGAGATAACTCTGCAAACTCTTCAATCTTATTTACCTGTTGAGGGAAGTAATTTGCCTTCTGTAATCAAGGATCAGAAAAAAGACAGTGACTTTAGCACCGAAAGAGAGATTCTGTACAAAGTGCTATTTGATATGAAAAGTGATCTGAACGATTTGAAAAAATTAACGATGGAGCTTATGCAGAATGGAAATGTTAAAATTCAAGAGCAAACGCAACCTTTGATTAATAAGATTTACGGAAATAACGACAATTCGGAAATTGAGTACGAGGAGCAACCTGAAAACACGATGTTGCAACCATCTACAGAAAGCAGCTATAAAGACGAAGACGAAAGTTATGTCCTTGCTGAGACAGTAGAGGAAGAAGAGGTTTTGCGCCTTGAACAAAAAGAGATTGAAATGATTAAGCGCTCTCTCGAAAAAAACAAAGGCAAACGAAAAGCCGCTGCAGACGAGCTGGGAATTTCTGAGCGTACTTTGTACCGAAAAATAAAACAATTTGACCTTTAATATTACATCAACTATTATTTTATGAAAGCAGTTAAGTCTCTCCTATTATTGTTTGTAGTATTATTAGCTACAAGTTGCTCAGTTTACAACTTTACAGGCACGGGTAAAATCGATGCCAAGACGTTTCAGGTAAATTATTTTCAAAATAATGCAACTCTAATTGAGCCAGGTATAGAGCTTATATTTACTCAAGAACTGCAAAATGTGATAATGAATCAATCAAATTTGAATTTGGTTACTTCTGATGGAGATCTTTTGTATGAGGGAGAAATTGTAGACTTTTATATCAGTCCAATGACAGCTACGGCCGATCAACGTGCTGCGCAAAATCGGCTGACAATTTCTGTTAATGTTAGATACGTTAATAGAAATAAAGAAGAAGATGATTTTGAACGACGTTTTTCAGATTATTACGATTACGGTGGAGATCAGCAATTAACTGGTCCTATATTAGCAGCAGCTTTAGAAAAAATTTACGCTAGAATAACTCAAGATGTCTTTAATGAATCATTAGCAAAATGGTAATTTGCAGTGGCAATTTTTTAGCGTTATTAAAAGTATCTTATGAATCTACAAGAATATAAATTGTTGCTTCAACAGCCAGAAACTGTTACTGCGGATCAGACAGTAGCTTTGCAACTATTGTTAAAGCAATATCCTTATTTGCAAAGTGCTTACGCCATGCGTTTAAAAGGTTTGTACAACGAAAATAGTTATCAGTACAATCATGCATTAAAACTTGCCGCGGCGTACACTACCGATAGAACGGTGTTATTTGATTTTATCACTTCTGAAGATTTTGCAAAAGTTTCAAATTCGGCAATTGTCAGCGACGAAATTGATAGTAACCGACCGCAATTTGAGACCGAAAATACAACACAAGAACCGCTAGCTGAAGTTAAACCACAAAAGCAGTCTATATTAGATTCGATCGAGAGTGCCGAAGTTGCTTCAGAAGAGGTTGAAAATCAAATTTCAGAAGAGCAAGAGACGATTTCATCAGACCAATCTGTCTTAGTAATTAATCCGAACACCCAAGCATCAGCCGAAGATCGATACCTTGAGGAAATTTCAACCGACCAATTTTCTATCAAAGACAATTTAGCGGAAGCGAAAATATTAGAACCGAAAGATTCTGCAACAAAAGAAATTTCGATAGAAGCCGAGTTAGGAACTCCATTAGAATTTACTAGCAACGAGAAACATTCATTTAAAGAATGGTTACAATTATCGAAAGCGCAGCCGATTATTCGTGCAGAACTACCGGAAGAGAAGAAAGAATTAAGTGAGATTGAGCGGGAAAAGATTAAAAAAACAGATCTTATAGATCGATTTATTATTGCAAGTCCAAAGATTCCGCCGGTAAAAAATGACACTAAAGTTCCAGTGATACGGGACAATCCCGCAGATACTTCTGCATTGATGACCGAAACTTTGGCTCGAGTTTACTTAGAACAGAAGAAATATCAAAAAGCGATACAAGCTTATCAGATATTAATTTTGAAATATCCAGAAAAAAGTAGTTTCTTTGCAGACCGAATATCAGATATTAAAAATATACAACAAAATAACTAGTTCCAAATGAGTACATTTACAATCTTTTTAGTTTTAATAACTATTGTTTGCTTTCTATTAATCGTCGTAATAATGGTTCAAAACCCAAAAGGTGGTGGTCTTTCTTCAACAATTGGTGGAAGTCAGCAAATGGGTGGGGTACAGAAAACGACCGATTTCTTGGACAAAAGTACTTGGGCGCTTGCAACTATGTTGATCGTTTTGATTCTGATGTCAAGTTTAAGCTTTACAGGTGCGATGGGAACTAGCGAGTCGAAAATTAT comes from the Flavobacterium ardleyense genome and includes:
- the secG gene encoding preprotein translocase subunit SecG, with protein sequence MSTFTIFLVLITIVCFLLIVVIMVQNPKGGGLSSTIGGSQQMGGVQKTTDFLDKSTWALATMLIVLILMSSLSFTGAMGTSESKIIDQTSSSTPATAPITTPAPATPVAPVEVPQN
- a CDS encoding formimidoylglutamase: MIFEFLQPVDSSIIDFCRQLSAPHLGQKVTFHTESETPILDDVKIAIVGILDNRGCGSNTQSDLYNVRMQLYSLFPGNWALNMIDLGDILPGDTISDTNYAVKEVFQQLLKLGITPIVIGGSQDLTYALYRSYDQLEQTVNLVTVDSKFDLGSDEEILSSTSYLSKIIIDEPTNLFNYSNVGYQTYFNAQEEIDLIEKLYFEAYRLGELSNNITLAEPIFRDADLVSVDLNCIQSAVSGIDNPFMPNGFNGKEICTLARYAGISDKVSVFGLFNHNSSNKESLLIAEIIWYFIEGFHYRSMEYPFGTKKDYIKYTVPLDADVLTFFKSNKTDRWWIEIPNNVNANNKLKINTLLPCSYEEYLDACNQELPERWLKAQRKNFGV
- a CDS encoding LptE family protein — translated: MKAVKSLLLLFVVLLATSCSVYNFTGTGKIDAKTFQVNYFQNNATLIEPGIELIFTQELQNVIMNQSNLNLVTSDGDLLYEGEIVDFYISPMTATADQRAAQNRLTISVNVRYVNRNKEEDDFERRFSDYYDYGGDQQLTGPILAAALEKIYARITQDVFNESLAKW
- the topA gene encoding type I DNA topoisomerase, with product MAKNLVIVESPAKAKTIEKFLGSDYQVESSYGHIADLPSKEIGVDVENGFKPKYEVSPDKKALVTKLRGLAKKADMVWLASDEDREGEAISWHLAEELKLDKAKTKRIVFHEITKNAILKAIDNPRSINYDLVNAQQARRVLDRLVGYELSPVLWRKIKGGLSAGRVQSVAVRLIVEREREIQNFKAIASYAVSAEFWTKEGKSVKAKLPKNFSTKEEAEAFLKKNIGASFEVADLETKPAKKSPAAPFTTSTLQQEAARKLYLPVGITMQLAQRLYEAGLITYMRTDSVNLSADATEAAKQEIIKSYGKEFSKPRQFTTKSKGAQEAHEAIRPTDMSRHTVDIDRDQARLYDLIWKRTLASQMSDAQLERTNVKIKADKHSEIFAASGEVLLFEGFLKVYLEGNDDDEEEQEGLLPALKVKENLDNKSITATERYTKPAARYSEAALVKKLEELGIGRPSTYAPTISTIISRNYVEKGTLEGQKRNYTQIVLANSKIDEKLLSENTGSDKGKLVPTDIGTIVTDFLVKNFAAILDYNFTAKVEQDFDEIAEGNVDWAIMMKDFYDKFHPNVKDVEANAERESGERILGTDPKSGKPISVRLGKFGPMAQIGSQEDEEKQFASLLNDQNIGNITLEEALKLFLLPKDLGIYKGEEVEVNNGRFGPYIRHGKAFISLPKDEDPLDVTSERAIELITEKEKADAPIATFKGEPVQKGVGRFGPFLKWNGIFINVSKKYDFDNLSQNDIIELIEDKVQKNIDKVVHNWEEEGILVEKARWGRSNLTKGKIKIELSKDFDVAGLTLEKAQEMIAAKTPAKKTPAKKATTTKTAAAKKPAVKKAATKITKPKK
- a CDS encoding sigma-54 interaction domain-containing protein, which translates into the protein MDTIQSIKQRFEIIGNDPKLNRAIEKAIQVAPTDISVLVAGESGVGKENIPKIIHSLSHRKHGKYIAVNCGAIPEGTIDSELFGHEKGSFTGATSERQGYFEVADGGTIFLDEVGELPLTTQVRLLRVLENGEFIKVGSSQVQKTNVRIVAATNVNMFSAIEKGKFREDLYYRLSTVDITLPPLRDRAGDIHLLFRKFASDFAYKYKMPAIKLDDNAVQFLQKYRWSGNIRQLRNVAEQVSVLETNREITLQTLQSYLPVEGSNLPSVIKDQKKDSDFSTEREILYKVLFDMKSDLNDLKKLTMELMQNGNVKIQEQTQPLINKIYGNNDNSEIEYEEQPENTMLQPSTESSYKDEDESYVLAETVEEEEVLRLEQKEIEMIKRSLEKNKGKRKAAADELGISERTLYRKIKQFDL
- a CDS encoding tetratricopeptide repeat protein; this translates as MNLQEYKLLLQQPETVTADQTVALQLLLKQYPYLQSAYAMRLKGLYNENSYQYNHALKLAAAYTTDRTVLFDFITSEDFAKVSNSAIVSDEIDSNRPQFETENTTQEPLAEVKPQKQSILDSIESAEVASEEVENQISEEQETISSDQSVLVINPNTQASAEDRYLEEISTDQFSIKDNLAEAKILEPKDSATKEISIEAELGTPLEFTSNEKHSFKEWLQLSKAQPIIRAELPEEKKELSEIEREKIKKTDLIDRFIIASPKIPPVKNDTKVPVIRDNPADTSALMTETLARVYLEQKKYQKAIQAYQILILKYPEKSSFFADRISDIKNIQQNN
- the miaB gene encoding tRNA (N6-isopentenyl adenosine(37)-C2)-methylthiotransferase MiaB; translation: MGNTIIESEQGQNLVLDSKPTNTKKLFIESYGCAMNFADSEVVASILFNDGYNTTQILEEADLVLINTCSIRDKAEQTVRKRLEKYNAVKRDINPNMKVGVLGCMAERLKSKFLEEEKIIDLVVGPDAYKDLPNLLAEVEDGNDAINVLLSKDETYGDISPVRLNTNGVSAFVSITRGCDNMCTFCVVPFTRGRERSRDSQSILMEIEDLWQKGFKEITLLGQNVDSYLWYGGGLKKDFVNASEIAKSTAINFDQLLEMVASQYPGMRIRFSTSNPQDMHESVLHIIAKYPNICKHIHLPVQSGSNTILAAMNRLHTREQYMALIDKIKTIIPEATITQDMIAGFPGETVQDHEDTLSLMEYVQYSFGYMYSYSERPGTLAGRKLVDDVPEDEKLRRLQEIVALQRKHSAMRTQEFVGQTLSVLVEKNSKKSTDDYAGRISQNLTVVFPKEDYKVGDFVNVHITDCTSGTLIGTAVSLATI